One Solanum lycopersicum chromosome 2, SLM_r2.1 genomic region harbors:
- the LOC138342185 gene encoding uncharacterized protein, with the protein MSAKLNNSPSLSMELGNSSSDKSSKFSIRAYVKPRMPRLRWTDDLHRRFVHAVDHLGGVDQYAANGRKRNRIDGSDSMNIPQGNLVHRYNHINGKAAVFDSSDQMNFPQGNLVHRYNHNNGKAAVFDGSDQMNFPQGNLVHCYNHNNGKAAMFDGSDQMNFPQGNLVHCYNHNNGKAPIFNGSDEMNFPQGNLVHRYNHNNGKSVFDGYLNPTVTTNYLDKIPSSSTAFPPPWKPMPEKKMGLEGRCYMFRDFFDGTITIRDGDDDNKIVRAYGISNLPNESATSMIKEEDSHSTMSLALSLSSDISLDLTLG; encoded by the exons ATGAGTGCAAAGTTGAACAATTCTCCTTCTTTATCGATGGAGCTAGGAAACAGCAGTAGcgataaatcatcaaaattttccatAAGAGCATATGTTAAACCCAGAATGCCAAGACTCCGATGGACTGATGATCTTCATCGCCGCTTTGTGCATGCTGTTGATCATCTTGGTGGAGTTGATC AATATGCTGCAAATGGGAGAAAGAGAAACAGAATTGATGGTTCAGATTCAATGAATATTCCTCAAGGAAACCTTGTTCATCGTTACAATCATATCAATGGCAAAGCCGCTGTGTTTGATAGTTCCGATCAAATGAATTTTCCTCAGGGAAACCTTGTTCACCGTTACAATCATAACAATGGCAAAGCCGCTGTGTTTGATGGTTCCGATCAAATGAATTTTCCACAGGGAAACCTTGTTCACTGTTACAATCATAACAATGGCAAAGCCGCTATGTTTGATGGTTCCGATCAAATGAATTTTCCTCAGGGAAACCTTGTTCATTGTTACAATCATAACAATGGCAAAGCCCCCATATTTAATGGTTCCGATGAAATGAATTTTCCACAGGGAAACCTTGTTCATCGTTACAATCATAACAATGGCAAATCTGTGTTTGATGGTTATCTTAATCCGACTGTAACAACTAACTATTTGGACAAAATTCCTTCCAGCTCTACTGCTTTTCCTCCTCCATG GAAACCTATGCCAGAGAAGAAGATGGGATTAGAAGGACGATGCTACATGTTTAGGGATTTTTTCGATGGAACCATTACTATTCGA GATGGAGATGATGATAATAAAATCGTGCGAGCATATGGCATTAGCAATTTGCCTAATGAGAGTGCAACTTCAATGATTAAAGAGGAAGACTCCCATAGCACTATGTCCTTGGCGCTATCTCTCAGTTCAGatatctctcttgacctcaccCTTGGTTGA